The following coding sequences are from one Lycium ferocissimum isolate CSIRO_LF1 chromosome 3, AGI_CSIRO_Lferr_CH_V1, whole genome shotgun sequence window:
- the LOC132050213 gene encoding bifunctional aspartokinase/homoserine dehydrogenase, chloroplastic-like isoform X2, which yields MAFSSPISPSYSCHLSSKDNKELNFKPKGTKLNKIYHPFSLLQRSPFLKVDFSSQWERGESSKFSISAAVTSKEYMLDGALENSQLPKGDCWSVHKFGGTCVGTSERIGNVAEIITADQSERKLVVVSAMSKVTDMMYDLIYKAQSRDDSYLTALDTVLEKHKLAAVDLLDGNDLASFLSKLEDDISNLKAMLRAIYIAGHATESFSDFVAGHGELWSAQLLSSAVRKNGVECKWMDTREVLVVNPTGSNQVDPDYLKSEERLEKWHSNNPSKTIIATGFIATTPQNIPTTLKRDGSDFSAAIMGALLKARQVTIWTDVDGVYSADPRKVSEAVILKTLSYQEAWEMSYFGANVLHPRTIVPVMQYDIPIVIKNIFNLSAPGTTICRSSGNEYEDGQKLESLVKGFATIDNVALVNVEGTGMAGVPGTASAIFSAVKDVGANVVMISQASSEHSVCFAVPEKEVKAVADVLESRFGQALSAGRLSQIAIIPNCSILAAVGQRMASTPGVSATLFTALAKANINIRAIAQGCTEYNITVVVKREDCVRALRAVHSKFYLSRTIIAVGIVGPGLIGGTLLDQLKDQTAVLKEKFNIDLRVMGITGSRTMLLSQSGIDLSRWRDLLHQKGEMADMNKFVHHVRGNHFIPNTVMVDCTADSDIASHYYGWLHRGIHVVTPNKKANSGPLDQYLKLRALQRQSYTHYFYEATVGAGLPIISTLRGLLETGDKILRIEGIFSGTLSYIFNNFTDSRAFSQVVEEAKEAGYTEPDPRDDLSGTDVARKVIILARESGLKLELSDIPVQSLVPEPLRASASPEEFMQQLPQFDEQMSMQRQVAGDAGEVLRYVGVVDVVNGKGTVELRRYRKEHPFAQLSGSDNIIAFTTERYAKQPLIVRGPGAGAEVTAGGVFCDILRLASYLGAPS from the exons ATGGCATTCTCATCTCCAATTTCTCCATCTTATTCATGTCATCTCTCCTCTAAAGATAATAAGGAATTAAATTTCAAGCCGAAGGGGACGAAGCTTAACAAGATCTACCACCCATTTTCTCTGCTCCAACGCTCTCCTTTTCTCAA AGTGGATTTTAGTTCACAATGGGAAAGAGGAGAATCATCAAAGTTCAGCATAAGTGCTGCTGTGACGAGCAAAG AATACATGTTGGATGGAGCGCTAGAAAATAGTCAGCTCCCTAAGGGCGATTGCTGGTCTGTTCATAAATTTGGTGGTACCTGTGTGGGAACATCTGAAAGAATTGGGAATGTAGCTGAGATAATAACTGCTGATCAATCAGAGAGAAAGTTGGTAGTAGTATCTGCAATGTCAAAAGTCACAGACATGATGTATGATCTGATTTATAAGGCGCAGTCTCGAGATGACTCATATCTAACGGCACTTGATACTGTTCTAGAGAAACATAAATTAGCAGCTGTTGATCTACTTGATGGAAACGACCTAGCTAGTTTCTTATCTAAACTGGAAGATGACATCAGCAACCTTAAAGCCATGCTCCGTGCAATATATATTG CTGGTCATGCAACCGAATCTTTTTCCGATTTTGTAGCAGGGCATGGGGAGTTGTGGTCTGCTCAATTGTTGTCATCTGCTGTCAGAAAG AATGGCGTAGAGTGCAAGTGGATGGACACAAGGGAAGTGCTTGTTGTGAACCCAACAGGTTCTAACCAAGTTGATCCAGATTATTTGAAGTCAGAGGAGAGACTTGAGAAATGGCACTCTAACAATCCATCTAAAACAATCATTGCAACGGGCTTTATAGCTACCACGCCGCAAAATATTCCTACTACTTTGAAGAGAGATGGTAGTGACTTCTCCGCTGCTATAATGGGGGCTCTTTTAAAAGCACGTCAAGTTACAATTTGGACAGATGTTGATGGCGTATATAGTGCAGATCCCCGAAAAG TTAGTGAGGCAGTAATACTGAAGACACTGTCTTATCAAGAGGCGTGGGAAATG TCCTATTTTGGTGCCAATGTCCTACATCCTCGAACAATTGTTCCAGTGATGCAATACGACATTCCAATAGTTATAAAAAATATCTTCAACCTTTCTGCACCTGGAACAACGATCTGCCGATCCTCTGGCAATGAATATGAAGATGGACAAAAATTGGAATCCCTTGTCAAAGGGTTTGCAACAATTGACAATGTAGCCCTTGTGAATGTTGAGGG AACCGGAATGGCTGGTGTTCCTGGTACAGCTAGCGCCATTTTTAGTGCAGTAAAAGACGTTGGTGCTAATGTAGTCATGATATCCCAG GCTAGCAGTGAGCATTCAGTGTGCTTTGCTGTGCCTGAGAAAGAAGTGAAAGCCGTTGCGGATGTTCTGGAGTCTAGGTTTGGTCAGGCTTTGAGTGCAGGGCGACTTTCTCAG ATTGCAATAATTCCGAATTGTAGCATTTTGGCAGCTGTTGGTCAGAGAATGGCTAGCACTCCCGGAGTTAGTGCCACACTTTTCACTGCACTTGCAAAG gctaatatcaacattcgTGCTATAGCTCAAGGCTGCACAGAGTACAACATTACAGTAGTTGTTAAGCGAGAAGATTGTGTAAGAGCTTTACGTGCTGTGcactcaaaattttatttgtcAAGAACAATAATTGCTGTGGGCATTGTTGGACCTGGATTGATTGGAGGTACATTGCTTGACCAATTAAAGGATCAG aCAGCTGTATTAAAGGAGAAATTCAACATTGACTTGCGTGTGATGGGTATAACTGGATCGAGGACAATGCTACTGAGCCAGTC GGGTATTGACTTGTCAAGATGGAGAGATCTGCTACATCAAAAAGGAGAAATGGCCGATATGAATAAATTTGTTCACCATGTACGTGGCAATCATTTCATCCCAAACACTGTAATGGTGGACTGCACTGCAGACTCTGATATCGCAAGCCATTACTATGGCTGGTTGCATAGAGGAATACATGTTGTCACCCCAAATAAAAAGGCTAACTCAGGACCGCTAGACCAG TACTTGAAGCTGAGAGCTCTACAGCGACAATCATACACTCATTACTTCTATGAAGCTACTGTCGGAGCTGGTCTACCAATCATTAGCACCTTACGCGGACTTCTTGAAACTGGGGACAAGATATTGCGGATTGAGGGCATTTTTAG TGGAACTTTGAGTTACATATTTAATAACTTTACGGACTCAAGGGCGTTCAGCCAAGTTGTGGAGGAGGCAAAAGAGGCGGGTTATACCGAACCAGATCCAAGGGATGACCTGTCTGGAACAGATGTTGCCAGAAAG GTGATAATTCTTGCTAGGGAAAGTGGGTTAAAGCTAGAACTTTCAGATATTCCTGTTCAGAGCCTTGTGCCTGAACCATTAAGG GCTAGTGCATCTCCCGAGGAGTTTATGCAGCAGTTGCCACAATTTGATGAACAGATGTCTATGCAGAGGCAAGTGGCTGGAGACGCCGGGGAA GTTTTGAGATATGTCGGAGTCGTGGATGTTGTCAACGGAAAAGGGACTGTTGAGCTGCGAAGATACCGCAAAGAGCACCCATTTGCACAACTCTCTGGATCAGATAACATAATTGCATTCACAACTGAAAGATATGCGAAGCAACCTCTAATAGTGCGTGGTCCTGGTGCTGGGGCTGAAGTGACAGCCGGTGGAGTATTCTGTGACATTTTACGACTTGCATCATATCTTGGTGCTCCATCATAA
- the LOC132050213 gene encoding bifunctional aspartokinase/homoserine dehydrogenase, chloroplastic-like isoform X1, translating to MAFSSPISPSYSCHLSSKDNKELNFKPKGTKLNKIYHPFSLLQRSPFLKVDFSSQWERGESSKFSISAAVTSKEYMLDGALENSQLPKGDCWSVHKFGGTCVGTSERIGNVAEIITADQSERKLVVVSAMSKVTDMMYDLIYKAQSRDDSYLTALDTVLEKHKLAAVDLLDGNDLASFLSKLEDDISNLKAMLRAIYIACFAAGHATESFSDFVAGHGELWSAQLLSSAVRKNGVECKWMDTREVLVVNPTGSNQVDPDYLKSEERLEKWHSNNPSKTIIATGFIATTPQNIPTTLKRDGSDFSAAIMGALLKARQVTIWTDVDGVYSADPRKVSEAVILKTLSYQEAWEMSYFGANVLHPRTIVPVMQYDIPIVIKNIFNLSAPGTTICRSSGNEYEDGQKLESLVKGFATIDNVALVNVEGTGMAGVPGTASAIFSAVKDVGANVVMISQASSEHSVCFAVPEKEVKAVADVLESRFGQALSAGRLSQIAIIPNCSILAAVGQRMASTPGVSATLFTALAKANINIRAIAQGCTEYNITVVVKREDCVRALRAVHSKFYLSRTIIAVGIVGPGLIGGTLLDQLKDQTAVLKEKFNIDLRVMGITGSRTMLLSQSGIDLSRWRDLLHQKGEMADMNKFVHHVRGNHFIPNTVMVDCTADSDIASHYYGWLHRGIHVVTPNKKANSGPLDQYLKLRALQRQSYTHYFYEATVGAGLPIISTLRGLLETGDKILRIEGIFSGTLSYIFNNFTDSRAFSQVVEEAKEAGYTEPDPRDDLSGTDVARKVIILARESGLKLELSDIPVQSLVPEPLRASASPEEFMQQLPQFDEQMSMQRQVAGDAGEVLRYVGVVDVVNGKGTVELRRYRKEHPFAQLSGSDNIIAFTTERYAKQPLIVRGPGAGAEVTAGGVFCDILRLASYLGAPS from the exons ATGGCATTCTCATCTCCAATTTCTCCATCTTATTCATGTCATCTCTCCTCTAAAGATAATAAGGAATTAAATTTCAAGCCGAAGGGGACGAAGCTTAACAAGATCTACCACCCATTTTCTCTGCTCCAACGCTCTCCTTTTCTCAA AGTGGATTTTAGTTCACAATGGGAAAGAGGAGAATCATCAAAGTTCAGCATAAGTGCTGCTGTGACGAGCAAAG AATACATGTTGGATGGAGCGCTAGAAAATAGTCAGCTCCCTAAGGGCGATTGCTGGTCTGTTCATAAATTTGGTGGTACCTGTGTGGGAACATCTGAAAGAATTGGGAATGTAGCTGAGATAATAACTGCTGATCAATCAGAGAGAAAGTTGGTAGTAGTATCTGCAATGTCAAAAGTCACAGACATGATGTATGATCTGATTTATAAGGCGCAGTCTCGAGATGACTCATATCTAACGGCACTTGATACTGTTCTAGAGAAACATAAATTAGCAGCTGTTGATCTACTTGATGGAAACGACCTAGCTAGTTTCTTATCTAAACTGGAAGATGACATCAGCAACCTTAAAGCCATGCTCCGTGCAATATATATTG CTTGTTTTGCAGCTGGTCATGCAACCGAATCTTTTTCCGATTTTGTAGCAGGGCATGGGGAGTTGTGGTCTGCTCAATTGTTGTCATCTGCTGTCAGAAAG AATGGCGTAGAGTGCAAGTGGATGGACACAAGGGAAGTGCTTGTTGTGAACCCAACAGGTTCTAACCAAGTTGATCCAGATTATTTGAAGTCAGAGGAGAGACTTGAGAAATGGCACTCTAACAATCCATCTAAAACAATCATTGCAACGGGCTTTATAGCTACCACGCCGCAAAATATTCCTACTACTTTGAAGAGAGATGGTAGTGACTTCTCCGCTGCTATAATGGGGGCTCTTTTAAAAGCACGTCAAGTTACAATTTGGACAGATGTTGATGGCGTATATAGTGCAGATCCCCGAAAAG TTAGTGAGGCAGTAATACTGAAGACACTGTCTTATCAAGAGGCGTGGGAAATG TCCTATTTTGGTGCCAATGTCCTACATCCTCGAACAATTGTTCCAGTGATGCAATACGACATTCCAATAGTTATAAAAAATATCTTCAACCTTTCTGCACCTGGAACAACGATCTGCCGATCCTCTGGCAATGAATATGAAGATGGACAAAAATTGGAATCCCTTGTCAAAGGGTTTGCAACAATTGACAATGTAGCCCTTGTGAATGTTGAGGG AACCGGAATGGCTGGTGTTCCTGGTACAGCTAGCGCCATTTTTAGTGCAGTAAAAGACGTTGGTGCTAATGTAGTCATGATATCCCAG GCTAGCAGTGAGCATTCAGTGTGCTTTGCTGTGCCTGAGAAAGAAGTGAAAGCCGTTGCGGATGTTCTGGAGTCTAGGTTTGGTCAGGCTTTGAGTGCAGGGCGACTTTCTCAG ATTGCAATAATTCCGAATTGTAGCATTTTGGCAGCTGTTGGTCAGAGAATGGCTAGCACTCCCGGAGTTAGTGCCACACTTTTCACTGCACTTGCAAAG gctaatatcaacattcgTGCTATAGCTCAAGGCTGCACAGAGTACAACATTACAGTAGTTGTTAAGCGAGAAGATTGTGTAAGAGCTTTACGTGCTGTGcactcaaaattttatttgtcAAGAACAATAATTGCTGTGGGCATTGTTGGACCTGGATTGATTGGAGGTACATTGCTTGACCAATTAAAGGATCAG aCAGCTGTATTAAAGGAGAAATTCAACATTGACTTGCGTGTGATGGGTATAACTGGATCGAGGACAATGCTACTGAGCCAGTC GGGTATTGACTTGTCAAGATGGAGAGATCTGCTACATCAAAAAGGAGAAATGGCCGATATGAATAAATTTGTTCACCATGTACGTGGCAATCATTTCATCCCAAACACTGTAATGGTGGACTGCACTGCAGACTCTGATATCGCAAGCCATTACTATGGCTGGTTGCATAGAGGAATACATGTTGTCACCCCAAATAAAAAGGCTAACTCAGGACCGCTAGACCAG TACTTGAAGCTGAGAGCTCTACAGCGACAATCATACACTCATTACTTCTATGAAGCTACTGTCGGAGCTGGTCTACCAATCATTAGCACCTTACGCGGACTTCTTGAAACTGGGGACAAGATATTGCGGATTGAGGGCATTTTTAG TGGAACTTTGAGTTACATATTTAATAACTTTACGGACTCAAGGGCGTTCAGCCAAGTTGTGGAGGAGGCAAAAGAGGCGGGTTATACCGAACCAGATCCAAGGGATGACCTGTCTGGAACAGATGTTGCCAGAAAG GTGATAATTCTTGCTAGGGAAAGTGGGTTAAAGCTAGAACTTTCAGATATTCCTGTTCAGAGCCTTGTGCCTGAACCATTAAGG GCTAGTGCATCTCCCGAGGAGTTTATGCAGCAGTTGCCACAATTTGATGAACAGATGTCTATGCAGAGGCAAGTGGCTGGAGACGCCGGGGAA GTTTTGAGATATGTCGGAGTCGTGGATGTTGTCAACGGAAAAGGGACTGTTGAGCTGCGAAGATACCGCAAAGAGCACCCATTTGCACAACTCTCTGGATCAGATAACATAATTGCATTCACAACTGAAAGATATGCGAAGCAACCTCTAATAGTGCGTGGTCCTGGTGCTGGGGCTGAAGTGACAGCCGGTGGAGTATTCTGTGACATTTTACGACTTGCATCATATCTTGGTGCTCCATCATAA